A stretch of Rhododendron vialii isolate Sample 1 chromosome 4a, ASM3025357v1 DNA encodes these proteins:
- the LOC131324211 gene encoding pentatricopeptide repeat-containing protein At1g62930, chloroplastic-like, whose product MTQSGALSAISPMESANYRKGIHLSLPPHPSSCSLPTGTVNMFRCCSNTRNPSCSPPSATFTSQQKHQPRIKLDGLQQAEQFLNQLSQMRPLPPVRVINKALSMIAKAVRYTEALSHFDNLQYLGIRVDIYCLNIAINCYCRVNQVGFGFSLLGGIFKRGGKPNVTTFTTLMNGFILEDKTNDAFELFEKLMRKREIEPNVYMYQTIVYGLCKGANAGTGISMVDDAMNLLCGMKEKGIHPNGGIYINIIRCLCDSCRWEEAMSLLIEMSKREIEPIVVPYGMIVNGLCKTGNTSMAIRLLRTLEEGGFKSDVKGYSMIIDSLCKDGMVDDSMNFLLEMNGKGIHPNVVTYTSLIHGLYNCGKWEEAREMLREMFDSGVSPDVCTFTVLVDALTDKGMTREAEEVLEFMIERDVDPDVVIYSGVMQGYGVQGRMDEAKRVFDTMVNRGLQPNIISYNILIYGYCENMNLDEAINFFREIPQRGLKPDLVTFTSMFKGLFRVGEYAVAQELLNEMELAGLTPSDKTYGMLLDGLCKTGHIDEALLLFHMIENRGCLNVVMYNILIDALCKNKKLDNARDLFIKLSSKGLQPEFITYDIMIRGLRQEGFFDEAKELSVKMEQNGFLPDIGDYKSII is encoded by the coding sequence ATGACTCAAAGTGGGGCACTTTCAGCAATCAGTCCCATGGAATCTGCTAATTACCGAAAAGGTATTCATCTCTCTCTACCACCACACCCTTCATCGTGCTCCCTTCCCACTGGGACTGTAAATATGTTTCGTTGTTGCTCTAACACTAGAAACCCTAGTTGTTCTCCTCCTTCTGCAACTTTCACCAGTCAACAAAAACACCAACCGAGAATAAAGCTAGATGGACTCCAACAAGCTGAACAGTTTCTGAACCAGTTGTCCCAAATGCGACCTTTGCCACCGGTACGTGTAATAAATAAAGCGTTATCGATGATTGCGAAAGCGGTACGTTACACCGAGGCTCTTTCTCATTTTGACAATTTGCAGTATCTGGGCATTCGGGTTGATATTTATTGCCTCAACATTGCAATTAACTGTTACTGTCGCGTGAATCAAGTTGGTTTTGGGTTCTCTCTTTTAGGCGGCATCTTTAAACGCGGTGGTAAACCTAATGTAACTACCTTCACCACCCTGATGAACGGATTTATTTTAGAAGATAAAACTAATGACGCGTTCGAGTTATTCGAGAAGTtaatgagaaagagagaaattgaaCCAAATGTGTATATGTATCAAACAATCGTTTATGGGCTTTGCAAAGGTGCAAATGCTGGAACGGGTATCAGCATGGTGGATGATGCTATGAACCTTTTATGCGggatgaaagaaaaaggaattcaCCCAAATGGTGGTATTTATATCAATATAATTCGTTGTCTATGTGACTCGTGCCGGTGGGAGGAGGCTATGTCACTTTTAATAGAAATGAGTAAGAGAGAAATTGAACCGATTGTCGTTCCATATGGAATGATTGTCAATGGCCTTTGCAAAACGGGGAACACGAGCATGGCTATTCGGTTGCTTAGGACATTGGAAGAGGGAGGGTTTAAATCTGACGTCAAAGGGTATAGCATGATCATTGACAGTCTTTGCAAGGATGGGATGGTAGATGACTCCATGAACTTCTTATTAGAAATGAATGGGAAAGGTATCCATCCAAATGTTGTCACTTATACGTCTTTGATTCATGGCCTCTACAATTGTGGCAAGTGGGAGGAGGCTCGAGAAATGCTGAGAGAAATGTTCGATAGTGGTGTTTCACCAGATGTTTGTACATTCACTGTGCTTGTGGATGCCCTTACCGATAAAGGAATGACAAGAGAAGCAGAGGAGGTACTTGAATTCATGATAGAAAGAGATGTGGATCCTGATGTCGTCATATACAGTGGTGTAATGCAAGGGTATGGTGTCCAAGGCCGAATGGATGAAGCAAAGAGAGTGTTTGATACCATGGTGAATAGGGGCCTCCAGCCTAACATCATCAGCTATAACATTCTAATCTATGGGTATTGCGAGAACATGAACTTAGACGAGGCCATCAATTTCTTCCGAGAAATCCCTCAAAGGGGTTTGAAGCCTGACCTTGTAACTTTTACCTCTATGTTCAAGGGTCTCTTTCGGGTTGGTGAATATGCAGTTGCTCAAGAACTACTGAATGAGATGGAACTTGCCGGCCTAACTCCCAGTGACAAAACTTATGGTATGTTGTTGGATGGGCTTTGCAAGACCGGGCATATTGATGAAGCATTGTTGTTATTTCACatgattgaaaatagaggtTGTCTCAATGTCGTTATGTACAATATCCTCATTGATGCATTATGCAAGAATAAGAAACTAGATAATGCAAGGGATCTTTTTATTAAACTTTCTTCCAAGGGGTTACAACCTGAATTTATTACATATGATATCATGATACGTGGTCTTCGCCAAGAAGGATTTTTCGATGAAGCTAAAGAGTTGTCTGTGAAAATGGAGCAGAATGGTTTCTTGCCTGATATTGGCGATTACAAGTCTATCATATGA